A window of the Brachyhypopomus gauderio isolate BG-103 chromosome 14, BGAUD_0.2, whole genome shotgun sequence genome harbors these coding sequences:
- the LOC143475276 gene encoding P2Y purinoceptor 3, protein MVTPTVLSQRGQGSDSGVLSSSNSSTAASCNNDESYKYIFLPICYSFTFVFSLTLNSVVLYRSFRRTKHWNASLIYMVNLATTDFMYGLSLPFLVASYVMHDNWVFGDFMCRLVRFLFYFNLYCSIFFLTCISVHRYLGICHPMRTITLETKRAVKATCVLVWVAVFALTCPIFRFAQTEFLPRRRNPGALEAAVPTDSTHPMREGFQNCWDDAIDKEFQVYVPYGITLHLVGFFVPFSIIAWCYSRVVMTIFRTLHSQPPANGPGTMRGGRPSMGRAGMAIILEAHSPSVNRRRKSIKTIITITLLFALCFFPFHVTRTIFLVLKVTSRVQCQTMRMVSICYKITRPLASFNAWLNALLYFLTKEKSGPCCQKPRPTQHGLLWPLRMMGKGMNDEEVEEAGNHNDFKAEKTIFRDQA, encoded by the coding sequence ATGGTGACTCCCACAGTCCTGTCTCAGAGGGGGCAAGGAAGTGACAGTGgtgtcctctcctcctccaactCCTCTACGGCAGCTTCCTGCAATAATGACGAgtcctacaagtacattttccTCCCCATATGCTACTCCTTCACGTTTGTCTTCAGCCTCACTCTCAACTCTGTGGTACTCTATCGCTCCTTCCGCCGCACCAAGCACTGGAACGCCTCTCTGATCTACATGGTGAACTTGGCCACCACCGACTTCATGTATGGCCTTTCCCTGCCCTTCCTGGTGGCCAGCTATGTCATGCATGACAACTGGGTGTTTGGAGACTTCATGTGTCGCCTGGTGCGCTTCCTGTTCTACTTCAATCTGTACTGTAGCATCTTCTTCCTCACGTGCATCTCCGTGCATCGCTATTTGGGCATCTGTCATCCAATGAGGACCATCACCCTGGAGACCAAGCGAGCCGTGAAGGCCACTTGCGTCCTGGTATGGGTTGCCGTCTTTGCACTGACCTGTCCGATTTTCCGCTTCGCGCAGACAGAGTTCCTTCCCCGTCGGAGAAACCCTGGAGCTTTGGAAGCAGCTGTGCCCACTGACAGCACACACCCAATGAGAGAAGGGTTCCAGAACTGCTGGGATGATGCTATTGATAAGGAGTTCCAGGTCTATGTTCCGTATGGGATAACTCTTCATCTTGTGGGTTTCTTCGTGCCCTTTAGCATCATTGCCTGGTGTTACTCTCGTGTAGTTATGACAATATTTCGAACACTGCACTCCCAACCTCCTGCCAACGGTCCTGGGACAATGCGGGGAGGGAGGCCGAGTATGGGAAGAGCGGGTATGGCCATCATTTTAGAGGCTCATTCACCTTCAGTGAACAGGCGTCGCAAGTCCATCAAGACCATCATAACCATTACACTTCTTTTTGCACTTTGTTTCTTCCCGTTTCACGTCACCCGCACAATTTTTCTGGTCCTAAAAGTGACTAGCAGGGTACAATGTCAAACGATGCGAATGGTGTCCATTTGTTACAAAATAACTCGGCCACTTGCCTCCTTTAATGCCTGGCTCAACGCTCTCCTCTATTTCCTCACCAAGGAAAAAAGTGGGCCTTGCTGTCAGAAACCACGGCCCACCCAGCATGGCCTCCTTTGGCCTTTAAGGATGATGGGAAAGGGGATGAACGACGAGGAAGTTGAAGAGGCAGGAAACCATAATGACTTCAAGGCAGAAAAGACCATATTCAGAGATCAAGCCTGA